Proteins co-encoded in one Chitinophagales bacterium genomic window:
- a CDS encoding M12 family metallopeptidase, translated as MFAQRGRGRDVQPSKPTTPTEVGENQQDVEEYKPDVTQRNVRTVEGTLPLHDEVIEFDIEVLDGLAIFEGDMVLGDAAQYDPNIEHAVAISGANYRWPNGIIPYVIQSGHPKKTQIEQAVKHINDRTKLCIKPRSGESDYVEFINGSGCWSYVGRQGGKQQISIGACSFGSTVHEICHAAGLYHEQSAPNRDTYITVNFNNIVDSKKHNFDKKGFSVTAYDKGSIMHYPPYAFSKNGQKTITCKSNPCNIGQRTAMSANDIAGINTLYASASGCGGSAPIWESLGGTITSNPTIVSWGSNRLDVFARGTDGAVWHRWWDGSRWGGWESLGGKIPAGTNISAVSWGANRLDLFVQGMDGALWHKWWDGRKWGGWESLGGKITSDPSAVCWGSNRIDVFARGTDGAVWHKWWDGSRWGGWESLGGKIPAGTNVSAVSWGANRLDLFVQGMDGALWHKWWDSRKWGGWESLGGKITSNPDAVCWGSNRIDVFARGTNGAVYHKWWDGSRWGGFESLGGVIPAGTNSNTVAWSGNRLDSFVQGMDGALYHKWWNGSKWGGWESLGGKITSDPLSVAWGPNRLDVFVKGTDNALWHMWWNGSKWGK; from the coding sequence ATGTTTGCTCAGAGAGGCAGGGGACGAGATGTCCAACCAAGCAAGCCTACCACACCTACTGAGGTTGGTGAAAACCAACAAGATGTAGAAGAATACAAACCCGATGTCACACAGCGCAATGTACGCACTGTTGAAGGAACTTTACCACTCCATGATGAGGTAATTGAATTTGACATTGAAGTATTAGACGGACTGGCTATTTTTGAAGGGGATATGGTTCTTGGCGATGCTGCCCAATATGACCCCAATATTGAACATGCGGTGGCTATTTCTGGTGCAAATTACCGTTGGCCTAATGGCATCATTCCGTATGTGATTCAAAGCGGACATCCTAAAAAAACACAGATTGAACAGGCAGTTAAGCACATCAATGACCGAACCAAACTGTGCATCAAACCTCGTTCGGGTGAATCAGATTATGTAGAATTTATCAATGGCTCAGGTTGTTGGTCGTATGTAGGTCGTCAAGGCGGTAAACAACAAATCAGCATTGGAGCTTGCAGTTTTGGCAGCACCGTTCACGAGATATGTCATGCAGCAGGCTTGTACCACGAACAATCCGCTCCCAATCGAGATACCTACATTACCGTAAATTTCAACAACATAGTTGACAGCAAAAAACACAACTTCGACAAAAAAGGATTTAGCGTCACTGCCTACGATAAGGGTTCGATTATGCACTATCCTCCTTATGCTTTTTCCAAAAACGGTCAAAAAACGATTACCTGCAAAAGCAATCCTTGCAACATCGGACAACGCACTGCAATGAGTGCCAATGACATTGCAGGAATCAATACTTTGTATGCCAGTGCATCGGGCTGTGGAGGTTCTGCTCCAATTTGGGAAAGTTTGGGTGGAACAATTACCAGCAATCCTACAATTGTCTCGTGGGGATCAAACCGTTTAGATGTTTTTGCCAGAGGCACAGATGGTGCAGTTTGGCACAGATGGTGGGATGGTAGCCGTTGGGGTGGATGGGAAAGCCTCGGTGGAAAAATCCCTGCAGGAACGAATATTAGTGCTGTTTCTTGGGGCGCAAACCGCCTTGATTTGTTTGTGCAAGGTATGGATGGTGCTTTGTGGCACAAATGGTGGGATGGTCGAAAATGGGGAGGTTGGGAAAGCTTAGGTGGAAAAATAACCAGCGATCCAAGTGCTGTTTGTTGGGGATCTAACCGCATTGACGTGTTTGCAAGAGGAACAGACGGTGCAGTTTGGCACAAATGGTGGGATGGTAGCCGTTGGGGTGGATGGGAAAGCCTCGGTGGAAAAATCCCGGCAGGAACAAATGTAAGTGCCGTTTCTTGGGGTGCAAATCGCCTTGATTTGTTTGTGCAAGGCATGGATGGTGCTTTGTGGCACAAATGGTGGGACAGTCGCAAATGGGGAGGTTGGGAAAGCCTCGGTGGAAAAATTACGAGCAATCCTGATGCCGTTTGTTGGGGTTCTAATCGCATAGATGTATTTGCAAGAGGTACTAACGGTGCCGTTTACCACAAATGGTGGGATGGGAGCAGATGGGGTGGTTTTGAAAGTCTTGGAGGAGTTATTCCTGCTGGAACAAATAGCAACACTGTGGCGTGGAGTGGCAACCGTTTGGATTCTTTTGTACAAGGCATGGACGGTGCACTTTACCACAAATGGTGGAACGGCAGCAAGTGGGGCGGATGGGAAAGCCTCGGTGGAAAAATAACCAGCGATCCTCTAAGTGTAGCATGGGGACCGAATCGCTTAGATGTGTTTGTGAAAGGAACAGACAATGCGCTCTGGCATATGTGGTGGAATGGTAGCAAGTGGGGGAAATAA
- a CDS encoding DinB family protein, with translation MNNAERTYLLGLLKESEGELITTLQDVSEESFHSKPSDEQWSMSEIVEHLVMIDTGVLSSIQKHASKVQDAALENWENEHLVKIVTTRGRKVNAPDFFVPQGRFTTKAEAIAAYRTIRSKIDDFVTTTELPLEKIAFNHMTLGMLNVKNWIAFVAGHCKRHTQQIEELKTSC, from the coding sequence ATGAACAATGCTGAGAGAACTTACCTACTTGGTCTTTTGAAAGAAAGCGAAGGAGAGTTAATTACTACATTGCAGGATGTAAGTGAAGAATCATTTCATTCAAAACCTTCTGATGAACAATGGTCTATGTCGGAAATTGTAGAACATCTTGTCATGATAGATACAGGGGTACTTAGCAGCATTCAAAAACATGCTTCAAAAGTACAGGATGCTGCGCTTGAAAATTGGGAGAATGAACACCTTGTGAAAATCGTTACCACAAGAGGACGAAAAGTAAACGCACCCGATTTTTTTGTGCCACAAGGAAGGTTCACCACCAAAGCAGAAGCCATTGCAGCCTATCGCACTATCCGCTCAAAAATAGACGATTTTGTAACTACAACCGAGTTGCCTTTAGAAAAAATCGCTTTCAACCACATGACATTAGGCATGTTGAATGTAAAAAACTGGATAGCATTTGTAGCAGGGCATTGCAAACGCCATACTCAACAAATAGAAGAGTTGAAGACCTCCTGTTAA
- a CDS encoding NAD(P)/FAD-dependent oxidoreductase: MTLQHVDVLIVGAGLSGIGAAHHLQEHCPERTYAILEARDVMGGTWDLFRYPGIRSDSDMFTLGYSFRPWEEAKAIADGPSILQYIQDTAKDGGIDQKIRYKHKVTFAAWSSETARWTVSVERTDTHEKVEFSCNFLFMCSGYYDYEAGFTPEFKGRDRFKGRIVHPQKWTSDIDYTHKKVVVIGSGATAVTLVPELAKKAAKVTMLQRSPTYITSAPSKDFIANGLRRVLPSKIAYAITRWKNILLGMLFFKLARSKPNFVRNLFVKNAKKELGEDFEVEKHFKPSYNPWDQRVCLAPDSDIFESFKSGKAQIVTDQIETFTENGIQLKSGETIEADLIVTATGLQMKVLSNIQLTVDGKSIQSSNLFCYRGMMFSDLPNFVMFFGYTNASWTLKSDLTSEYVCRLLNYMKKKNVQQCTPRLKGSDIIEVPFLDFNSGYVLRARDQLPKQGSKTPWRVHQNYVLDIFNFKYSSFEDEVLEFR, encoded by the coding sequence ATGACACTACAGCATGTAGATGTACTAATAGTAGGAGCTGGACTTTCGGGCATTGGAGCAGCGCACCACCTACAGGAACATTGTCCCGAGCGAACTTACGCCATTTTGGAGGCACGAGATGTAATGGGCGGAACATGGGATTTGTTTCGCTACCCAGGCATTCGCTCTGATTCTGATATGTTTACATTAGGTTATTCTTTTCGTCCGTGGGAAGAAGCAAAAGCAATTGCAGATGGGCCTTCCATATTGCAGTATATTCAAGATACCGCAAAGGATGGAGGTATTGACCAAAAAATCCGCTACAAACACAAAGTCACCTTTGCTGCATGGTCTTCTGAAACAGCTCGATGGACAGTATCTGTTGAAAGAACAGATACCCATGAAAAAGTGGAATTTAGCTGCAATTTTTTGTTTATGTGCAGTGGTTATTATGACTACGAAGCAGGTTTCACACCTGAATTTAAAGGTCGAGACCGCTTCAAAGGGCGCATTGTACATCCTCAAAAATGGACCTCCGATATTGACTACACCCACAAAAAAGTGGTGGTCATTGGAAGTGGCGCAACGGCTGTCACCTTGGTTCCTGAACTTGCCAAAAAAGCCGCAAAAGTCACCATGTTGCAGCGATCGCCTACCTATATCACATCTGCCCCCTCTAAAGATTTTATCGCCAATGGTTTGCGCCGTGTGCTTCCTTCAAAAATTGCCTATGCTATCACCCGATGGAAAAATATTCTTTTGGGGATGCTTTTCTTCAAATTGGCCCGTAGCAAGCCCAATTTTGTGAGAAATCTATTTGTGAAAAATGCCAAAAAAGAACTTGGAGAGGATTTTGAAGTAGAAAAGCACTTCAAACCCAGCTATAATCCCTGGGACCAAAGGGTGTGTTTGGCTCCTGATAGTGACATTTTTGAGTCCTTCAAATCGGGAAAAGCACAAATTGTGACGGATCAAATTGAAACTTTTACCGAAAATGGCATACAACTGAAATCGGGCGAAACAATTGAAGCAGATTTAATCGTCACTGCAACGGGACTTCAAATGAAAGTACTCAGCAATATCCAACTTACTGTAGATGGCAAATCCATTCAATCATCTAATCTTTTTTGTTATAGGGGGATGATGTTTAGTGACTTACCAAATTTTGTAATGTTTTTTGGTTACACCAATGCCTCTTGGACCTTGAAATCGGATTTGACCAGTGAATATGTTTGTCGCCTCCTCAACTACATGAAAAAAAAGAATGTCCAACAATGTACTCCCCGTCTGAAAGGCAGTGATATCATTGAAGTGCCTTTTTTGGACTTCAATTCGGGCTATGTTCTTCGTGCAAGAGACCAACTCCCCAAACAAGGCTCAAAAACTCCGTGGAGGGTACACCAAAATTATGTTTTGGACATCTTCAATTTCAAATACAGCAGTTTTGAAGATGAGGTGTTGGAGTTTAGATAA
- a CDS encoding GH3 auxin-responsive promoter family protein has translation MSLKSSIAKKWAAYTVQKTEKESRQAIVCQQQVLTNLVKTTANKTVFAKDHHFNDIHTYSEFKQAVPLRDYEALNPYIQRVIEGEKDVLWKGKPLYFAKTSGTTSGTKYIPVTQSSIPNHIVSTRTMLLHYIHHTQISETFTSRKMVFLSGSPALTDKNGIKIGRLSGIVNHHIPNYLQKNKIPDYEMNCIEDWEEKLEAIIEEVLQQNMSMVSGIPPWMLMFFERLQQKSGKKAKELFPDFRLMVHGGVNYAPYQAKMEATIGGKIDTLELYAASEGLIAYQNDYREEGLLLTVNSGIFYEFVPTNEIFAENPTRLSIKEVKVGVNYAIIVNNNAGLWGYILGDTVRFISVQPPKLVVTGRVKHFISAFGEHVIGKEIETALKEAVEESDALVNDFTVAPKINTVEETPFHEWYIEFEQLPNDLSVFAAKIDASLVRQNSYYADLIRGRILQPLKIIAVQKGVFKAYQKSIGKLGGQNKLPHLSNDRKLVEALKKFNV, from the coding sequence ATGAGCCTAAAATCTTCAATAGCCAAAAAATGGGCAGCTTATACGGTACAAAAAACCGAGAAAGAAAGTCGACAAGCGATTGTCTGTCAGCAGCAAGTATTGACCAACTTGGTCAAAACGACTGCGAATAAAACCGTCTTTGCCAAAGACCATCACTTCAATGACATACATACCTATTCCGAATTCAAACAAGCCGTTCCTTTACGGGATTATGAAGCCTTGAATCCTTATATTCAACGGGTTATTGAAGGAGAGAAAGATGTATTGTGGAAAGGAAAACCACTTTATTTCGCCAAAACTTCGGGGACAACTTCTGGCACAAAATATATTCCTGTCACCCAATCATCTATACCGAATCATATTGTATCGACTCGAACGATGCTGCTACATTATATACACCATACCCAAATTTCGGAAACCTTCACCAGCCGCAAAATGGTGTTTTTATCGGGTAGTCCAGCACTGACCGACAAAAATGGCATCAAAATCGGGCGTTTGTCAGGTATCGTAAACCATCACATTCCCAATTATTTGCAGAAAAACAAGATTCCTGATTACGAGATGAATTGTATTGAAGATTGGGAAGAAAAATTGGAGGCGATTATTGAAGAAGTGCTGCAACAGAATATGTCTATGGTCAGCGGGATTCCGCCGTGGATGTTGATGTTTTTTGAGCGATTGCAGCAAAAGAGTGGCAAAAAGGCAAAAGAATTGTTTCCCGATTTTCGGCTGATGGTGCATGGTGGTGTAAATTATGCACCTTACCAAGCTAAAATGGAGGCAACGATTGGAGGGAAAATTGATACACTTGAATTGTATGCAGCTTCGGAGGGTTTGATAGCTTACCAAAACGATTACCGAGAAGAAGGACTTTTATTGACTGTTAACTCGGGCATTTTTTATGAGTTTGTTCCTACCAACGAAATTTTTGCAGAAAATCCTACAAGATTGAGTATCAAAGAAGTGAAAGTAGGTGTGAATTATGCTATTATCGTCAACAACAATGCTGGACTGTGGGGGTATATTTTGGGCGATACAGTGCGCTTTATTTCTGTGCAGCCACCAAAGTTGGTGGTGACGGGTCGTGTCAAACATTTTATTTCGGCTTTTGGAGAGCATGTGATTGGGAAGGAAATTGAGACAGCATTGAAGGAAGCGGTTGAAGAATCAGATGCTTTGGTGAACGATTTTACTGTTGCGCCCAAAATAAACACCGTTGAAGAAACGCCTTTTCACGAGTGGTATATTGAGTTTGAGCAGTTACCGAATGATTTGTCTGTTTTTGCTGCAAAGATAGATGCCTCTTTGGTGCGGCAAAACAGCTACTATGCGGATTTGATTCGAGGGCGGATTTTGCAACCTTTGAAGATTATTGCAGTCCAAAAGGGCGTTTTCAAGGCCTATCAAAAATCTATTGGCAAGTTGGGTGGACAAAACAAACTGCCACATTTATCGAATGATCGAAAATTGGTAGAAGCATTAAAAAAGTTTAATGTTTAG
- the rseP gene encoding RIP metalloprotease RseP: MGTIVMATQLIAGLSLLVFVHELGHFMAAKAFGMRVNKFYIFFDAWDKKIWSKQIGDTEYGIGWLPLGGYVQIAGMIDETQDAKDLSPEPEEWEFRAKPAWQRFIVMIGGIVMNVITGILIFAMYLHVFKTEYLPVSELNKHGVYAYETAQEIGVKTGDKIIAVNGNTPERFRECVSTNLYLGNSITVQHADGQIEEIALPKDFHKNIRQPFISPMYEDISVVAIAPDSGAERGGMKVGDVIEQVGDTEVKNFPILQEALKEYKDNTVTLKVKRDGQSVVLQAKVDTAGRLGFQPDIETSKEKYDFAPYDWGKSFHYSYREGYDLIAAQVVSFGMLFSGKLKVTESLTSPIGIAKIYGPVWDWDRFWFLTGLLSFVLAFMNILPIPALDGGHMLFLLFEMVTGRALSDNFLEKAQIFGFVLIMALMVFAFGIDIYKLFK, from the coding sequence ATGGGTACAATTGTCATGGCTACGCAGCTAATTGCAGGATTATCACTTCTGGTATTTGTGCATGAATTAGGGCATTTTATGGCTGCAAAAGCTTTTGGGATGAGAGTCAATAAGTTCTATATTTTCTTCGATGCTTGGGACAAGAAGATATGGTCCAAACAAATTGGAGATACAGAATATGGTATCGGTTGGTTGCCTTTGGGGGGATATGTGCAGATTGCAGGGATGATTGACGAAACACAAGATGCCAAAGATTTGTCGCCAGAACCCGAAGAGTGGGAATTTAGAGCCAAACCAGCATGGCAGCGTTTTATTGTGATGATTGGCGGTATTGTGATGAATGTGATTACAGGAATTTTGATTTTTGCGATGTACCTTCACGTTTTCAAAACTGAATATTTGCCTGTCAGTGAACTGAATAAACACGGTGTGTATGCCTACGAGACGGCTCAAGAGATTGGTGTGAAAACAGGTGATAAAATCATTGCTGTGAATGGAAATACACCCGAAAGATTCCGTGAGTGTGTCTCGACTAATTTATATTTGGGAAATTCGATTACAGTTCAACATGCAGATGGTCAGATAGAAGAGATTGCTTTGCCCAAAGATTTTCATAAAAATATCCGACAACCTTTTATTTCACCGATGTATGAAGATATTTCGGTAGTTGCGATTGCACCAGATTCTGGGGCAGAACGTGGGGGAATGAAAGTGGGTGATGTGATAGAACAAGTTGGGGATACGGAAGTTAAAAATTTTCCGATTCTACAAGAAGCTTTGAAGGAATACAAAGATAATACCGTTACATTGAAAGTGAAACGGGATGGTCAGTCAGTTGTATTGCAAGCAAAAGTAGATACAGCAGGGCGATTGGGCTTTCAGCCAGATATTGAAACATCTAAAGAAAAATACGATTTTGCACCTTATGATTGGGGCAAATCCTTCCATTACAGCTATCGAGAAGGCTATGATTTGATTGCAGCTCAAGTAGTTAGCTTTGGGATGTTGTTTTCTGGCAAATTGAAGGTGACAGAATCCTTGACGAGTCCTATTGGTATAGCGAAGATTTACGGCCCTGTTTGGGATTGGGATCGTTTTTGGTTTCTCACAGGCTTGTTGTCTTTTGTTTTGGCATTTATGAACATTTTGCCGATTCCTGCCTTAGATGGAGGTCACATGCTTTTCCTGTTATTTGAAATGGTGACAGGTAGAGCCTTGAGTGATAATTTTTTAGAAAAAGCACAGATATTTGGTTTTGTGCTGATTATGGCATTGATGGTCTTTGCCTTTGGAATTGATATTTATAAGCTTTTCAAATAG
- a CDS encoding NAD(P)/FAD-dependent oxidoreductase → MSKYDVAIIGAGLAGLSAAIHLQNEGLSVKVLEASDAVGGRVRTDKVEGFLLDRGFQVLLTAYPEAQRLLNYNTLHLGNFSAGSLVRYGYENYRIADPFREPQKIFATFKAPFVNFADKMKMLALRNRQKRLKVSQIFHQKEQTTLEFLQEWNFSNEIIQHFFRPFLGGIFLEEQLQTSSRMFEFVFKMFGEGYAALPASGMQAIPEQLANQLEDGVIELNSKVVEIKEGKVVIEDGQTIDAECIIVATDVHAAKKLIPLDDVPSQTNGTYCLYFSTPWNLVKEPILMLNGNRNGLINNICVPNLVQPSYAPEGQSLLSVTVVKPTELTLNELRLAVQNEIREWFGEVVILRHLKTYHIPNALPTKTTIAPFDKKDIHPVEDNVYVCGDYTFNGSINAAMLSGRLTAEVIIENTAN, encoded by the coding sequence ATGTCGAAATACGATGTCGCAATCATAGGAGCAGGATTGGCAGGTTTATCCGCAGCCATTCACCTGCAAAATGAGGGTTTGAGTGTAAAAGTATTGGAAGCCTCTGATGCTGTTGGAGGTAGGGTAAGAACCGATAAAGTCGAAGGTTTTTTGTTGGATAGGGGGTTTCAAGTATTGTTAACGGCTTATCCCGAAGCACAGCGATTGTTGAACTACAACACACTTCATTTAGGAAATTTTTCGGCTGGATCATTGGTGCGATATGGGTATGAAAACTACCGCATTGCAGACCCTTTCAGAGAACCCCAAAAAATATTTGCGACCTTCAAAGCTCCCTTTGTCAATTTTGCAGATAAAATGAAAATGTTGGCTTTGCGGAACCGTCAAAAACGATTGAAGGTTTCGCAAATCTTTCACCAAAAAGAACAAACTACACTTGAGTTTCTGCAAGAATGGAATTTTTCTAACGAAATTATCCAGCATTTTTTTCGACCCTTTTTGGGAGGCATTTTTTTGGAAGAACAGCTGCAAACGTCGAGTAGAATGTTTGAATTTGTCTTCAAAATGTTCGGCGAGGGGTATGCGGCTTTACCTGCAAGTGGTATGCAAGCGATTCCCGAACAACTGGCGAATCAGCTGGAGGATGGAGTGATTGAACTCAATAGCAAGGTAGTGGAAATCAAAGAGGGGAAAGTGGTGATTGAGGATGGGCAAACAATTGATGCCGAATGTATTATTGTTGCGACAGATGTTCATGCAGCCAAAAAATTGATACCATTAGATGATGTTCCTTCTCAAACAAACGGCACGTATTGTTTGTATTTTTCAACTCCGTGGAATCTGGTGAAAGAGCCAATTTTGATGCTCAATGGCAATCGAAATGGCTTGATTAACAATATTTGTGTGCCTAATTTGGTGCAGCCAAGTTATGCACCCGAAGGACAATCGCTTTTGTCGGTGACGGTGGTAAAGCCTACTGAATTGACCTTGAATGAACTGAGGTTGGCGGTGCAAAACGAAATAAGGGAATGGTTTGGAGAAGTGGTCATTCTTCGACACCTAAAAACGTATCACATTCCAAACGCTTTGCCTACAAAAACAACGATTGCACCTTTTGATAAAAAAGACATTCACCCTGTTGAAGACAATGTATATGTATGCGGTGATTATACGTTCAATGGGTCTATCAATGCTGCAATGCTTTCGGGTAGGCTCACTGCCGAGGTAATAATTGAAAACACTGCTAATTAA
- a CDS encoding AAA family ATPase: MPNSLYIAATNQSIGKTTTTLGLLTTLRKRGIDVGYCKPMGQIFVNHNGCKVDKDAALFADILGFELDPSLHSPFIMEKGDSSSYIQSPFYEIIAQKIDYASSKLEAQHQCVVYEGTGHPGVGSVFDFSNADVAQRLGTSVILIVEGGIGYTIDYITLCKNLFESKGVPIAGVIVNKVFPEKMEKVQESLQCYLEKQKIELLGLVPFAKDLAYPMLSTIATEIQGKVLCAEDYMHELVQDIIAGSLIDLDDLNTDHNYLLVVSTQRLTAALTKLQDIWSYKNIPPDLTGVVVTGSTLVSADNLYFLNRHNIPVIQTHFDTYESVIKINKLDVKLNTKSPQKIKHAIELYEQHVNIDRICTFLGV, from the coding sequence ATGCCTAACAGCCTATATATTGCAGCAACCAATCAAAGTATTGGAAAAACTACAACTACTTTGGGTTTACTCACAACACTTAGAAAGAGAGGAATTGATGTCGGCTATTGTAAACCAATGGGGCAGATATTTGTTAATCACAATGGATGCAAAGTAGATAAAGATGCTGCCTTATTTGCAGATATTCTAGGTTTTGAATTGGATCCGAGCTTGCATAGTCCGTTCATTATGGAGAAAGGTGATAGTTCAAGTTACATACAATCTCCTTTTTATGAAATCATTGCTCAAAAAATTGATTATGCATCAAGTAAACTCGAAGCCCAACATCAATGTGTAGTTTATGAAGGTACAGGACACCCTGGAGTTGGGAGCGTATTTGATTTTTCCAATGCAGATGTTGCCCAAAGATTAGGAACATCTGTCATATTGATTGTAGAAGGTGGAATTGGCTATACCATTGATTATATTACACTCTGCAAAAATTTATTTGAATCTAAAGGTGTACCAATTGCAGGAGTAATCGTGAACAAAGTTTTTCCCGAAAAAATGGAAAAGGTTCAGGAGAGTCTTCAATGTTATCTCGAAAAACAAAAAATTGAATTATTGGGCCTTGTTCCTTTTGCAAAAGATTTGGCATATCCCATGCTTTCTACTATTGCCACCGAAATTCAAGGTAAAGTTTTGTGTGCTGAAGATTACATGCACGAGTTGGTGCAAGACATTATTGCAGGTTCTTTAATTGATTTAGATGATTTGAATACGGATCACAACTATTTATTGGTGGTGAGTACACAACGATTAACGGCTGCATTGACAAAGCTGCAAGACATTTGGAGTTACAAGAATATACCCCCCGATTTGACAGGAGTAGTAGTGACAGGATCTACACTTGTATCGGCGGACAACCTTTATTTCTTGAATCGCCACAACATTCCTGTAATTCAAACACATTTTGATACCTATGAATCGGTTATAAAAATCAATAAGTTGGATGTTAAATTGAACACCAAATCTCCTCAAAAAATCAAACATGCCATCGAATTGTACGAACAGCATGTAAATATTGACAGGATTTGTACTTTTTTAGGTGTGTAA